A window of the Lagopus muta isolate bLagMut1 chromosome 1, bLagMut1 primary, whole genome shotgun sequence genome harbors these coding sequences:
- the POSTN gene encoding periostin isoform X6, which yields MKILLLFTFSTFFLSAFEHAAAYAHYDKILTHSRIRARDQGPNVCALQQVMGTKKKYFSTCRNWYQGSICGKKATVLYECCPGYMKMDGMRGCPAVAPIDHVYGTLGIVGATSTQQYSDMSKLREEIEGRGSFTFFAPSNEAWEQLSSEIHRNLIDNVNIELYNALHHHMVNKRMLTKDLKNGMTLVSMYNDQKLLINHYPNGVVTVNCARIIHGNQIATNGVVHVIDRVLTAVGNTIQDFIEVEDDLSSLRAAAITSDVLDTLGRPGYYTLFAPTNEAFERLPRGVLERIMGDKVASEALVKFHILNTLQCSEAIMGGAVYETLEGNTLEVGCDGETLTVNGVKMVKRKDIVTSNGVIHLIDRVLIPDSAKQVIELGGSQQTTFTDLVTQLGLASSLRPEGQYTLLVPQNRAFSDDTLQMDQRLLKTILQNHIIKVKIGLNELYNGQELETIGGKLLRVFVYRTAVCVENSCMVRGSKEGRNGFIHVFRQIIKPAEKSLHEMLRNDKRFSVFLSLVKAADLDDVLSRPGAWTLFVPTNDAFKGLTDDDKAVLIRDKNALRNILLYHLTQGVFIGSGFEPGVTNILKTIQGGKLYLKTVNDTLLVNELKSREPDLMATNGVIHVIDKLLYPADLPVGNDQLLTILKKLIKYIQIKFVRDSTFKEIPLTFYKINIIESNVQPIVRKEDPSITQLTKIIEGEPEFKIVREGETITKVIHGEPIIKTYTKIIDGRPVEVTEKKVTEERIIQGPEIKYTRITAGGSDNEENLKRLLEEEAPVRKVQANKRTQGGSARRRTRLAYS from the exons CCCAAATGTCTGTGCCCTTCAGCAAGTTATGGGAAccaaaaagaaatacttcagcACCTGCAGAAACTGGTACCAGGGATCCATTTGTGGAAAGAAAGC AACTGTCTTGTATGAGTGCTGTCCTGGCTATATGAAGATGGATGGTATGAGAGGATGTCCTGCAG TTGCTCCTATTGATCATGTATATGGAACTCTTGGTATTGTGGGAGCTACCTCCACTCAGCAGTATTCTGACATGTCAAAGCTGAGAGAAGAGATCGAGGGAAGGGGTTCATTCACTTTCTTTGCACCAAGCAATGAAGCCTGGGAGCAATTAAGTTCG gaaATTCACAGGAATTTAATTGACAATGTAAATATCGAACTATACAATGCTCTCCACCACCACATGGTAAACAAGCGCATGCTGACAAAAGATCTTAAGAATGGCATGACACTGGTGTCCATGTATAATGACCAGAAATTGCTTATCAACCATTATCCTAATGGG GTTGTTACTGTTAACTGTGCCAGGATCATCCATGGCAACCAGATTGCTACCAATGGTGTTGTTCATGTAATTGACCGTGTCCTAACTGCTGTTGGAAATACCATTCAAGATTTCATTGAAGTTGAGGATGATCTTTCATCTCTCAGA gctgCTGCCATCACATCAGACGTCTTAGATACTCTTGGAAGGCCTGGTTATTACACACTCTTTGCTCCTACTAATGAAGCTTTTGAGCGTCTTCCAAGAGGAGTCTTAGAAAGAATCATGGGTGACAAGGTGGCTTCTGAAG CTCTTGTGAAGTTCCATATTTTAAATACTCTTCAGTGCTCTGAAGCGATCATGGGTGGAGCTGTCTATGAGACCTTGGAAGGAAACACACTTGAAGTTGGCTGTGATGGTGAAACTCTTACTGTGAATGGAGTAAAGATGGTGAAACGCAAAGATATTGTGACGAGCAATGGTGTTATCCACCTCATTGATAGAGTGCTAATTCCTGATTCTG CCAAACAAGTTATTGAGCTTGGAGGTTCCCAGCAGACTACTTTTACAGACTTGGTAACACAACTAGGACTAGCATCTTCTCTAAGACCAGAAGGCCAATACACTCTTCTGGTACCACAGAATCGTGCTTTCTCAG ATGACACTTTACAGATGGATCAACGGCTTCTTAAAACAATCCTGCAGAATCACATTATAAAAGTGAAAATTGGGCTCAATGAACTGTACAATGGACAAGAGCTGGAGACAATTGGCGGAAAGCTGCTACGAGTCTTTGTGTATCGCACA GCTGTATGTGTTGAAAATTCATGCATGGTCAGAGGAAgtaaagaaggaaggaatggcTTTATTCACGTCTTCAGACAAATCATCAAGCCAGCAGAAAAATCTTTGCATGAAATGCTGAGAAATGATAAGCGTTTTAG tgTTTTCCTCAGCCTGGTGAAAGCTGCAGATTTAGATGATGTTCTGTCACGGCCTGGAGCATGGACTCTGTTTGTTCCAACTAATGATGCCTTCAAAGGTTTGACCGATGATGATAAGGCTGTATTGATAA GAGACAAAAATGCTCTCAGGAACATTCTCCTTTACCACCTGACACAAGGAGTTTTCATTGGAAGTGGCTTTGAGCCTGGTGTGACAAACATCCTTAAAACTATCCAAGGAGGAAAACTGTACTTGAAAACA GTGAATGATACTCTTCTGGTTAATGAACTGAAGTCAAGAGAACCTGATCTCATGGCAACCAATGGTGTAATTCATGTTATTGATAAACTCCTATATCCAGCAG atcTGCCTGTCGGAAATGATCAGTTGCTCACAATCCTGAAGAAGCTGATCAAGTATATTCAAATCAAG TTTGTTCGTGACAGTACCTTCAAAGAGATTCCACTGACGTTTTACA AAATTAACATAATTGAAAGCAACGTGCAGCCTATCGTCAGAAAGGAAG ACCCATCTATTACACAGCTCACTAAAATAATTGAAGGAGAACCTGAGTTCAAAATAGTCAGGGAGGGAGAGACAATAACTAAAGTGATTCATGGAG AACCAATTATTAAAACGTACACCAAAATCATTGATGGGCGACCTGTGGAAGtgacagagaaaaaagtaacagaagaaagaattatTCAAG gtccagaaataaaatataccaGAATTACCGCAGGTGGTTCagacaatgaagaaaatttgaAGAGATTGCTTGAGGAAG AAGCACCTGTACGGAAAGTACAAGCAAACAAGAGGACACAAG ggGGATCAGCAAGAAGGAGGACAAGACTAGCTTAttcttaa
- the POSTN gene encoding periostin isoform X3, with product MKILLLFTFSTFFLSAFEHAAAYAHYDKILTHSRIRARDQGPNVCALQQVMGTKKKYFSTCRNWYQGSICGKKATVLYECCPGYMKMDGMRGCPAVAPIDHVYGTLGIVGATSTQQYSDMSKLREEIEGRGSFTFFAPSNEAWEQLSSEIHRNLIDNVNIELYNALHHHMVNKRMLTKDLKNGMTLVSMYNDQKLLINHYPNGVVTVNCARIIHGNQIATNGVVHVIDRVLTAVGNTIQDFIEVEDDLSSLRAAAITSDVLDTLGRPGYYTLFAPTNEAFERLPRGVLERIMGDKVASEALVKFHILNTLQCSEAIMGGAVYETLEGNTLEVGCDGETLTVNGVKMVKRKDIVTSNGVIHLIDRVLIPDSAKQVIELGGSQQTTFTDLVTQLGLASSLRPEGQYTLLVPQNRAFSDDTLQMDQRLLKTILQNHIIKVKIGLNELYNGQELETIGGKLLRVFVYRTAVCVENSCMVRGSKEGRNGFIHVFRQIIKPAEKSLHEMLRNDKRFSVFLSLVKAADLDDVLSRPGAWTLFVPTNDAFKGLTDDDKAVLIRDKNALRNILLYHLTQGVFIGSGFEPGVTNILKTIQGGKLYLKTVNDTLLVNELKSREPDLMATNGVIHVIDKLLYPADLPVGNDQLLTILKKLIKYIQIKFVRDSTFKEIPLTFYKINIIESNVQPIVRKEDPSITQLTKIIEGEPEFKIVREGETITKVIHGEPIIKTYTKIIDGRPVEVTEKKVTEERIIQGPEIKYTRITAGGSDNEENLKRLLEEEVTKVTKFIEGDGHLLEDEEIKRLLQGEAPVRKVQANKRTQGGSARRRTRLAYS from the exons CCCAAATGTCTGTGCCCTTCAGCAAGTTATGGGAAccaaaaagaaatacttcagcACCTGCAGAAACTGGTACCAGGGATCCATTTGTGGAAAGAAAGC AACTGTCTTGTATGAGTGCTGTCCTGGCTATATGAAGATGGATGGTATGAGAGGATGTCCTGCAG TTGCTCCTATTGATCATGTATATGGAACTCTTGGTATTGTGGGAGCTACCTCCACTCAGCAGTATTCTGACATGTCAAAGCTGAGAGAAGAGATCGAGGGAAGGGGTTCATTCACTTTCTTTGCACCAAGCAATGAAGCCTGGGAGCAATTAAGTTCG gaaATTCACAGGAATTTAATTGACAATGTAAATATCGAACTATACAATGCTCTCCACCACCACATGGTAAACAAGCGCATGCTGACAAAAGATCTTAAGAATGGCATGACACTGGTGTCCATGTATAATGACCAGAAATTGCTTATCAACCATTATCCTAATGGG GTTGTTACTGTTAACTGTGCCAGGATCATCCATGGCAACCAGATTGCTACCAATGGTGTTGTTCATGTAATTGACCGTGTCCTAACTGCTGTTGGAAATACCATTCAAGATTTCATTGAAGTTGAGGATGATCTTTCATCTCTCAGA gctgCTGCCATCACATCAGACGTCTTAGATACTCTTGGAAGGCCTGGTTATTACACACTCTTTGCTCCTACTAATGAAGCTTTTGAGCGTCTTCCAAGAGGAGTCTTAGAAAGAATCATGGGTGACAAGGTGGCTTCTGAAG CTCTTGTGAAGTTCCATATTTTAAATACTCTTCAGTGCTCTGAAGCGATCATGGGTGGAGCTGTCTATGAGACCTTGGAAGGAAACACACTTGAAGTTGGCTGTGATGGTGAAACTCTTACTGTGAATGGAGTAAAGATGGTGAAACGCAAAGATATTGTGACGAGCAATGGTGTTATCCACCTCATTGATAGAGTGCTAATTCCTGATTCTG CCAAACAAGTTATTGAGCTTGGAGGTTCCCAGCAGACTACTTTTACAGACTTGGTAACACAACTAGGACTAGCATCTTCTCTAAGACCAGAAGGCCAATACACTCTTCTGGTACCACAGAATCGTGCTTTCTCAG ATGACACTTTACAGATGGATCAACGGCTTCTTAAAACAATCCTGCAGAATCACATTATAAAAGTGAAAATTGGGCTCAATGAACTGTACAATGGACAAGAGCTGGAGACAATTGGCGGAAAGCTGCTACGAGTCTTTGTGTATCGCACA GCTGTATGTGTTGAAAATTCATGCATGGTCAGAGGAAgtaaagaaggaaggaatggcTTTATTCACGTCTTCAGACAAATCATCAAGCCAGCAGAAAAATCTTTGCATGAAATGCTGAGAAATGATAAGCGTTTTAG tgTTTTCCTCAGCCTGGTGAAAGCTGCAGATTTAGATGATGTTCTGTCACGGCCTGGAGCATGGACTCTGTTTGTTCCAACTAATGATGCCTTCAAAGGTTTGACCGATGATGATAAGGCTGTATTGATAA GAGACAAAAATGCTCTCAGGAACATTCTCCTTTACCACCTGACACAAGGAGTTTTCATTGGAAGTGGCTTTGAGCCTGGTGTGACAAACATCCTTAAAACTATCCAAGGAGGAAAACTGTACTTGAAAACA GTGAATGATACTCTTCTGGTTAATGAACTGAAGTCAAGAGAACCTGATCTCATGGCAACCAATGGTGTAATTCATGTTATTGATAAACTCCTATATCCAGCAG atcTGCCTGTCGGAAATGATCAGTTGCTCACAATCCTGAAGAAGCTGATCAAGTATATTCAAATCAAG TTTGTTCGTGACAGTACCTTCAAAGAGATTCCACTGACGTTTTACA AAATTAACATAATTGAAAGCAACGTGCAGCCTATCGTCAGAAAGGAAG ACCCATCTATTACACAGCTCACTAAAATAATTGAAGGAGAACCTGAGTTCAAAATAGTCAGGGAGGGAGAGACAATAACTAAAGTGATTCATGGAG AACCAATTATTAAAACGTACACCAAAATCATTGATGGGCGACCTGTGGAAGtgacagagaaaaaagtaacagaagaaagaattatTCAAG gtccagaaataaaatataccaGAATTACCGCAGGTGGTTCagacaatgaagaaaatttgaAGAGATTGCTTGAGGAAG AGGTTACCAAGGTGACCAAATTTATTGAAGGTGATGGTCATTTActtgaagatgaagaaatcaAAAGACTTCTGCAGGGAG AAGCACCTGTACGGAAAGTACAAGCAAACAAGAGGACACAAG ggGGATCAGCAAGAAGGAGGACAAGACTAGCTTAttcttaa
- the POSTN gene encoding periostin isoform X4 has translation MKILLLFTFSTFFLSAFEHAAAYAHYDKILTHSRIRARDQGPNVCALQQVMGTKKKYFSTCRNWYQGSICGKKATVLYECCPGYMKMDGMRGCPAVAPIDHVYGTLGIVGATSTQQYSDMSKLREEIEGRGSFTFFAPSNEAWEQLSSEIHRNLIDNVNIELYNALHHHMVNKRMLTKDLKNGMTLVSMYNDQKLLINHYPNGVVTVNCARIIHGNQIATNGVVHVIDRVLTAVGNTIQDFIEVEDDLSSLRAAAITSDVLDTLGRPGYYTLFAPTNEAFERLPRGVLERIMGDKVASEALVKFHILNTLQCSEAIMGGAVYETLEGNTLEVGCDGETLTVNGVKMVKRKDIVTSNGVIHLIDRVLIPDSAKQVIELGGSQQTTFTDLVTQLGLASSLRPEGQYTLLVPQNRAFSDDTLQMDQRLLKTILQNHIIKVKIGLNELYNGQELETIGGKLLRVFVYRTAVCVENSCMVRGSKEGRNGFIHVFRQIIKPAEKSLHEMLRNDKRFSVFLSLVKAADLDDVLSRPGAWTLFVPTNDAFKGLTDDDKAVLIRDKNALRNILLYHLTQGVFIGSGFEPGVTNILKTIQGGKLYLKTVNDTLLVNELKSREPDLMATNGVIHVIDKLLYPADLPVGNDQLLTILKKLIKYIQIKFVRDSTFKEIPLTFYNPSITQLTKIIEGEPEFKIVREGETITKVIHGEPIIKTYTKIIDGRPVEVTEKKVTEERIIQGPEIKYTRITAGGSDNEENLKRLLEEEVTKVTKFIEGDGHLLEDEEIKRLLQGEAPVRKVQANKRTQGGSARRRTRLAYS, from the exons CCCAAATGTCTGTGCCCTTCAGCAAGTTATGGGAAccaaaaagaaatacttcagcACCTGCAGAAACTGGTACCAGGGATCCATTTGTGGAAAGAAAGC AACTGTCTTGTATGAGTGCTGTCCTGGCTATATGAAGATGGATGGTATGAGAGGATGTCCTGCAG TTGCTCCTATTGATCATGTATATGGAACTCTTGGTATTGTGGGAGCTACCTCCACTCAGCAGTATTCTGACATGTCAAAGCTGAGAGAAGAGATCGAGGGAAGGGGTTCATTCACTTTCTTTGCACCAAGCAATGAAGCCTGGGAGCAATTAAGTTCG gaaATTCACAGGAATTTAATTGACAATGTAAATATCGAACTATACAATGCTCTCCACCACCACATGGTAAACAAGCGCATGCTGACAAAAGATCTTAAGAATGGCATGACACTGGTGTCCATGTATAATGACCAGAAATTGCTTATCAACCATTATCCTAATGGG GTTGTTACTGTTAACTGTGCCAGGATCATCCATGGCAACCAGATTGCTACCAATGGTGTTGTTCATGTAATTGACCGTGTCCTAACTGCTGTTGGAAATACCATTCAAGATTTCATTGAAGTTGAGGATGATCTTTCATCTCTCAGA gctgCTGCCATCACATCAGACGTCTTAGATACTCTTGGAAGGCCTGGTTATTACACACTCTTTGCTCCTACTAATGAAGCTTTTGAGCGTCTTCCAAGAGGAGTCTTAGAAAGAATCATGGGTGACAAGGTGGCTTCTGAAG CTCTTGTGAAGTTCCATATTTTAAATACTCTTCAGTGCTCTGAAGCGATCATGGGTGGAGCTGTCTATGAGACCTTGGAAGGAAACACACTTGAAGTTGGCTGTGATGGTGAAACTCTTACTGTGAATGGAGTAAAGATGGTGAAACGCAAAGATATTGTGACGAGCAATGGTGTTATCCACCTCATTGATAGAGTGCTAATTCCTGATTCTG CCAAACAAGTTATTGAGCTTGGAGGTTCCCAGCAGACTACTTTTACAGACTTGGTAACACAACTAGGACTAGCATCTTCTCTAAGACCAGAAGGCCAATACACTCTTCTGGTACCACAGAATCGTGCTTTCTCAG ATGACACTTTACAGATGGATCAACGGCTTCTTAAAACAATCCTGCAGAATCACATTATAAAAGTGAAAATTGGGCTCAATGAACTGTACAATGGACAAGAGCTGGAGACAATTGGCGGAAAGCTGCTACGAGTCTTTGTGTATCGCACA GCTGTATGTGTTGAAAATTCATGCATGGTCAGAGGAAgtaaagaaggaaggaatggcTTTATTCACGTCTTCAGACAAATCATCAAGCCAGCAGAAAAATCTTTGCATGAAATGCTGAGAAATGATAAGCGTTTTAG tgTTTTCCTCAGCCTGGTGAAAGCTGCAGATTTAGATGATGTTCTGTCACGGCCTGGAGCATGGACTCTGTTTGTTCCAACTAATGATGCCTTCAAAGGTTTGACCGATGATGATAAGGCTGTATTGATAA GAGACAAAAATGCTCTCAGGAACATTCTCCTTTACCACCTGACACAAGGAGTTTTCATTGGAAGTGGCTTTGAGCCTGGTGTGACAAACATCCTTAAAACTATCCAAGGAGGAAAACTGTACTTGAAAACA GTGAATGATACTCTTCTGGTTAATGAACTGAAGTCAAGAGAACCTGATCTCATGGCAACCAATGGTGTAATTCATGTTATTGATAAACTCCTATATCCAGCAG atcTGCCTGTCGGAAATGATCAGTTGCTCACAATCCTGAAGAAGCTGATCAAGTATATTCAAATCAAG TTTGTTCGTGACAGTACCTTCAAAGAGATTCCACTGACGTTTTACA ACCCATCTATTACACAGCTCACTAAAATAATTGAAGGAGAACCTGAGTTCAAAATAGTCAGGGAGGGAGAGACAATAACTAAAGTGATTCATGGAG AACCAATTATTAAAACGTACACCAAAATCATTGATGGGCGACCTGTGGAAGtgacagagaaaaaagtaacagaagaaagaattatTCAAG gtccagaaataaaatataccaGAATTACCGCAGGTGGTTCagacaatgaagaaaatttgaAGAGATTGCTTGAGGAAG AGGTTACCAAGGTGACCAAATTTATTGAAGGTGATGGTCATTTActtgaagatgaagaaatcaAAAGACTTCTGCAGGGAG AAGCACCTGTACGGAAAGTACAAGCAAACAAGAGGACACAAG ggGGATCAGCAAGAAGGAGGACAAGACTAGCTTAttcttaa
- the POSTN gene encoding periostin isoform X5, which yields MKILLLFTFSTFFLSAFEHAAAYAHYDKILTHSRIRARDQGPNVCALQQVMGTKKKYFSTCRNWYQGSICGKKATVLYECCPGYMKMDGMRGCPAVAPIDHVYGTLGIVGATSTQQYSDMSKLREEIEGRGSFTFFAPSNEAWEQLSSEIHRNLIDNVNIELYNALHHHMVNKRMLTKDLKNGMTLVSMYNDQKLLINHYPNGVVTVNCARIIHGNQIATNGVVHVIDRVLTAVGNTIQDFIEVEDDLSSLRAAAITSDVLDTLGRPGYYTLFAPTNEAFERLPRGVLERIMGDKVASEALVKFHILNTLQCSEAIMGGAVYETLEGNTLEVGCDGETLTVNGVKMVKRKDIVTSNGVIHLIDRVLIPDSAKQVIELGGSQQTTFTDLVTQLGLASSLRPEGQYTLLVPQNRAFSDDTLQMDQRLLKTILQNHIIKVKIGLNELYNGQELETIGGKLLRVFVYRTAVCVENSCMVRGSKEGRNGFIHVFRQIIKPAEKSLHEMLRNDKRFSVFLSLVKAADLDDVLSRPGAWTLFVPTNDAFKGLTDDDKAVLIRDKNALRNILLYHLTQGVFIGSGFEPGVTNILKTIQGGKLYLKTVNDTLLVNELKSREPDLMATNGVIHVIDKLLYPADLPVGNDQLLTILKKLIKYIQIKFVRDSTFKEIPLTFYKPIIKTYTKIIDGRPVEVTEKKVTEERIIQGPEIKYTRITAGGSDNEENLKRLLEEEVTKVTKFIEGDGHLLEDEEIKRLLQGAGTEYTKVTKVIEGEPQIIEREIKKVHLEEAPVRKVQANKRTQGGSARRRTRLAYS from the exons CCCAAATGTCTGTGCCCTTCAGCAAGTTATGGGAAccaaaaagaaatacttcagcACCTGCAGAAACTGGTACCAGGGATCCATTTGTGGAAAGAAAGC AACTGTCTTGTATGAGTGCTGTCCTGGCTATATGAAGATGGATGGTATGAGAGGATGTCCTGCAG TTGCTCCTATTGATCATGTATATGGAACTCTTGGTATTGTGGGAGCTACCTCCACTCAGCAGTATTCTGACATGTCAAAGCTGAGAGAAGAGATCGAGGGAAGGGGTTCATTCACTTTCTTTGCACCAAGCAATGAAGCCTGGGAGCAATTAAGTTCG gaaATTCACAGGAATTTAATTGACAATGTAAATATCGAACTATACAATGCTCTCCACCACCACATGGTAAACAAGCGCATGCTGACAAAAGATCTTAAGAATGGCATGACACTGGTGTCCATGTATAATGACCAGAAATTGCTTATCAACCATTATCCTAATGGG GTTGTTACTGTTAACTGTGCCAGGATCATCCATGGCAACCAGATTGCTACCAATGGTGTTGTTCATGTAATTGACCGTGTCCTAACTGCTGTTGGAAATACCATTCAAGATTTCATTGAAGTTGAGGATGATCTTTCATCTCTCAGA gctgCTGCCATCACATCAGACGTCTTAGATACTCTTGGAAGGCCTGGTTATTACACACTCTTTGCTCCTACTAATGAAGCTTTTGAGCGTCTTCCAAGAGGAGTCTTAGAAAGAATCATGGGTGACAAGGTGGCTTCTGAAG CTCTTGTGAAGTTCCATATTTTAAATACTCTTCAGTGCTCTGAAGCGATCATGGGTGGAGCTGTCTATGAGACCTTGGAAGGAAACACACTTGAAGTTGGCTGTGATGGTGAAACTCTTACTGTGAATGGAGTAAAGATGGTGAAACGCAAAGATATTGTGACGAGCAATGGTGTTATCCACCTCATTGATAGAGTGCTAATTCCTGATTCTG CCAAACAAGTTATTGAGCTTGGAGGTTCCCAGCAGACTACTTTTACAGACTTGGTAACACAACTAGGACTAGCATCTTCTCTAAGACCAGAAGGCCAATACACTCTTCTGGTACCACAGAATCGTGCTTTCTCAG ATGACACTTTACAGATGGATCAACGGCTTCTTAAAACAATCCTGCAGAATCACATTATAAAAGTGAAAATTGGGCTCAATGAACTGTACAATGGACAAGAGCTGGAGACAATTGGCGGAAAGCTGCTACGAGTCTTTGTGTATCGCACA GCTGTATGTGTTGAAAATTCATGCATGGTCAGAGGAAgtaaagaaggaaggaatggcTTTATTCACGTCTTCAGACAAATCATCAAGCCAGCAGAAAAATCTTTGCATGAAATGCTGAGAAATGATAAGCGTTTTAG tgTTTTCCTCAGCCTGGTGAAAGCTGCAGATTTAGATGATGTTCTGTCACGGCCTGGAGCATGGACTCTGTTTGTTCCAACTAATGATGCCTTCAAAGGTTTGACCGATGATGATAAGGCTGTATTGATAA GAGACAAAAATGCTCTCAGGAACATTCTCCTTTACCACCTGACACAAGGAGTTTTCATTGGAAGTGGCTTTGAGCCTGGTGTGACAAACATCCTTAAAACTATCCAAGGAGGAAAACTGTACTTGAAAACA GTGAATGATACTCTTCTGGTTAATGAACTGAAGTCAAGAGAACCTGATCTCATGGCAACCAATGGTGTAATTCATGTTATTGATAAACTCCTATATCCAGCAG atcTGCCTGTCGGAAATGATCAGTTGCTCACAATCCTGAAGAAGCTGATCAAGTATATTCAAATCAAG TTTGTTCGTGACAGTACCTTCAAAGAGATTCCACTGACGTTTTACA AACCAATTATTAAAACGTACACCAAAATCATTGATGGGCGACCTGTGGAAGtgacagagaaaaaagtaacagaagaaagaattatTCAAG gtccagaaataaaatataccaGAATTACCGCAGGTGGTTCagacaatgaagaaaatttgaAGAGATTGCTTGAGGAAG AGGTTACCAAGGTGACCAAATTTATTGAAGGTGATGGTCATTTActtgaagatgaagaaatcaAAAGACTTCTGCAGGGAG CTGGAACTGAGTACACCAAGGTTACTAAAGTAATTGAGGGAGAACCACAGATTATCGAGAGAGAAATCAAGAAAGTCCATTTGGAAG AAGCACCTGTACGGAAAGTACAAGCAAACAAGAGGACACAAG ggGGATCAGCAAGAAGGAGGACAAGACTAGCTTAttcttaa